One stretch of Actinacidiphila sp. DG2A-62 DNA includes these proteins:
- a CDS encoding HAD family hydrolase: MTSSMPVAGVRTAGRRGPAAVLLDLDGTLVDTEGLWWTAESEVFAELGHVLDDAHRSVVVGGPMSRSVGHLIEVTGTTAALPELTVAINARFERLVERGAPLMPGAARLLAELTAHSVPTALVSASYRTTIDAMLRSLGREHFSFTLSGDEVTRTKPHPEPYLTAAARLGAAPADCVVVEDTPTGVASARAAGCQVVAVPSVAPIEPAPGVTVLRSLEELTVPLLHSFLRAAS; this comes from the coding sequence ATGACCAGCAGCATGCCCGTCGCGGGCGTCCGCACGGCCGGCCGGCGCGGGCCCGCCGCCGTCCTGCTGGACCTCGACGGCACCCTGGTGGACACCGAGGGTCTGTGGTGGACCGCCGAGAGCGAGGTCTTCGCGGAGCTGGGGCACGTGTTGGACGACGCGCACCGCTCGGTGGTGGTCGGCGGCCCGATGTCCCGCAGCGTGGGGCACCTGATCGAGGTCACCGGCACCACCGCGGCCCTGCCGGAGCTGACCGTGGCCATCAACGCCCGCTTCGAGCGCCTGGTCGAGCGCGGCGCCCCGCTGATGCCCGGCGCCGCCCGGCTGCTCGCCGAGCTGACCGCGCACTCCGTGCCCACCGCGCTGGTCTCCGCGTCCTACCGGACCACCATCGACGCCATGCTGCGCTCGCTGGGCCGCGAGCACTTCTCCTTCACCCTGTCCGGCGACGAGGTGACCCGCACCAAGCCGCACCCCGAGCCGTACCTGACCGCCGCGGCCCGCCTGGGCGCCGCCCCCGCGGACTGCGTGGTGGTCGAGGACACCCCGACCGGCGTGGCCTCCGCTCGGGCGGCCGGCTGCCAGGTGGTCGCGGTGCCCTCGGTCGCGCCCATCGAGCCCGCGCCGGGTGTGACCGTCCTGCGCTCGCTGGAGGAGCTGACCGTACCGCTGCTGCACTCCTTCCTGCGCGCCGCGTCCTGA
- a CDS encoding ABC transporter substrate-binding protein — translation MNRRLLVLPALLGVMTPLISGCGSSGGGSGDSGKPIVVGTTDSIQLTKDNPAPLDPATSYDSATWNVFYNTFQMLLTYPRGSTTPTPDAASDCHYTDTSGLTYQCTLRDGLKFSNGDAMTSQDVKFSVDRMQKINWQTGPASLISGVKSVNTPDDKTVVFQLKAPDATFPAKLATPAAAILDSKVYDAAKPYDGFKLVGSGPYTLGSVTEDGEHDLRSAEFTRNGNYKGLLKLNNSKVELKMFTDSGKMESALKDGGIDVMSRTLAPNQIQELQSSGDQNLKLTESPGGEARYLFLNTASGDLRSKAVRQAIAEVIDRQAITRDVYDRTADPLYSVVPQGITGHINSFFSAYPTPSVSAARQKLHAAGITGKVALTINYRRDNGGTKNQAEAEKIADQLNKSGLFDVTAQSEEWSAFLKAASQRKYQIFAISWLPDFPDPDNYVAPFFDKDNFLNLPYQSARIQNQILPETRRMAQRSTASSDFGQAQQIVADDVPMLPLWQGKQYIASRSDITGVEWALNSSTTTQFWELGRGVTG, via the coding sequence ATGAACCGCAGGCTTCTGGTGCTGCCCGCCCTCCTGGGCGTCATGACACCCCTGATCAGTGGGTGCGGCAGCTCCGGCGGAGGGAGCGGCGACAGTGGCAAACCCATCGTCGTCGGCACCACCGACAGCATCCAGCTCACCAAGGACAACCCCGCCCCGCTGGACCCCGCCACCTCCTACGACAGCGCCACCTGGAACGTCTTCTACAACACCTTCCAGATGCTGCTGACCTACCCGCGCGGCAGCACCACGCCGACGCCGGACGCGGCGAGCGACTGCCACTACACCGACACCTCGGGCCTGACCTACCAGTGCACGCTGCGCGACGGCCTGAAGTTCTCCAACGGCGACGCGATGACCTCGCAGGACGTGAAGTTCTCGGTCGACCGCATGCAGAAGATCAACTGGCAGACCGGTCCCGCCTCGCTGATATCCGGCGTGAAGTCGGTCAACACCCCCGACGACAAGACCGTGGTCTTCCAGCTGAAGGCCCCCGACGCCACCTTCCCGGCCAAGCTCGCCACCCCGGCCGCCGCGATCCTGGACAGCAAGGTCTACGACGCGGCCAAGCCGTACGACGGCTTCAAGCTGGTCGGCTCCGGCCCGTACACGCTCGGCTCGGTCACCGAGGACGGCGAGCACGACCTGCGGTCCGCCGAGTTCACCAGGAACGGCAACTACAAGGGCCTGCTCAAGCTCAACAACAGCAAGGTCGAACTGAAGATGTTCACGGACTCCGGGAAGATGGAGTCCGCGCTCAAGGACGGCGGCATCGACGTCATGTCGCGCACCCTGGCGCCGAACCAGATCCAGGAACTGCAGTCCAGCGGCGACCAGAACCTCAAGCTCACCGAGTCGCCCGGCGGCGAGGCGCGCTACCTGTTCCTCAACACCGCCTCGGGCGACCTGCGGAGCAAGGCGGTCCGGCAGGCGATCGCCGAGGTCATCGACCGCCAGGCGATCACCCGCGACGTCTACGACCGCACCGCGGACCCGCTGTACTCGGTGGTCCCGCAGGGCATCACCGGGCACATCAACTCCTTCTTCTCCGCCTACCCCACCCCCAGCGTGTCCGCGGCCCGGCAGAAGCTGCACGCCGCCGGCATCACCGGCAAGGTCGCGCTGACCATCAACTACCGCCGCGACAACGGCGGTACGAAGAACCAGGCGGAGGCGGAGAAGATCGCCGACCAGCTCAACAAGTCCGGGCTGTTCGACGTCACCGCACAGAGCGAGGAGTGGAGCGCCTTCCTGAAGGCCGCCTCTCAGCGCAAGTACCAGATTTTCGCGATCAGTTGGCTGCCGGACTTCCCGGACCCCGACAACTACGTCGCACCGTTCTTCGACAAGGACAACTTCCTGAATCTGCCGTACCAGAGCGCGCGGATTCAGAACCAGATCCTGCCGGAGACGCGCCGCATGGCGCAGCGCAGCACCGCCAGCTCGGACTTCGGCCAGGCGCAGCAGATCGTCGCGGACGACGTGCCGATGCTGCCGCTGTGGCAGGGCAAGCAGTACATCGCCTCGCGCAGCGACATCACCGGCGTCGAATGGGCACTCAACTCCTCCACCACCACGCAGTTCTGGGAGCTCGGCCGTGGTGTGACGGGGTGA
- the glpK gene encoding glycerol kinase GlpK translates to MTETPAKQPAAHGSHGSGPFIAAIDQGTTSSRCIVFDRDGRIVAVDQKEHEQIFPRPGWVEHDAAEIWANVQEVVAGAIGKAAQDVPGFTPADVKAIGITNQRETTLLWDRHTGEPVHNALVWQDTRTDALCRELGRNVGQDRFRRETGLPLASYFAGPKIRWLLDNVEGLRERAEAGDILFGTMDSWVIWNLTGGVDGGVHVTDVTNASRTLLMNLHTLDWDEKILASIGVPAAVLPEIRSSSEVYGTTSVGGLADVPVASALGDQQAALFGQTCFGKGEAKSTYGTGTFMLMNTGGTPVNSYNGLITTVGYRIGEDAPVYALEGSIAVTGSLVQWMRDQMGLISTAAEIETLASSVADNGGAYFVPAFSGLFAPYWRDDARGVIAGLTRYVTKAHIARAVLEATAWQTREIADAMTKDSGVDLTSLKVDGGMTSNNLLMQTLADFLDAPVVRPMVAETTCLGAAYAAGLAVGFWPDTDALRANWKRAAEWTPRMDADQRDREYRNWLKAVQATMGWIEEEH, encoded by the coding sequence GTGACCGAGACCCCCGCGAAGCAGCCCGCCGCGCACGGATCGCACGGCAGCGGCCCGTTCATCGCCGCGATCGACCAGGGCACCACCTCCAGCCGCTGCATCGTCTTCGACCGCGACGGCCGGATCGTGGCCGTGGACCAGAAGGAGCACGAGCAGATCTTCCCCCGGCCCGGCTGGGTGGAGCACGACGCCGCGGAGATCTGGGCCAACGTCCAGGAGGTGGTGGCCGGCGCCATCGGCAAGGCCGCCCAGGACGTGCCCGGCTTCACCCCCGCCGACGTCAAGGCGATCGGCATCACCAACCAGCGCGAGACCACCCTGCTGTGGGACCGGCACACCGGCGAGCCGGTGCACAACGCGCTGGTCTGGCAGGACACCCGCACCGACGCGCTCTGCCGCGAGCTGGGCCGCAACGTCGGCCAGGACCGGTTCCGCCGCGAGACCGGCCTGCCGCTCGCCTCCTACTTCGCCGGCCCCAAGATCCGCTGGCTGCTGGACAACGTCGAGGGGCTGCGCGAGCGCGCCGAGGCCGGCGACATCCTCTTCGGCACCATGGACTCCTGGGTGATCTGGAACCTCACCGGCGGAGTGGACGGCGGCGTGCACGTCACCGACGTGACCAACGCCTCGCGCACCCTGCTGATGAACCTGCACACCCTGGACTGGGACGAGAAGATCCTCGCCTCCATCGGGGTGCCCGCCGCGGTGCTGCCCGAGATCCGCTCCTCCTCCGAGGTCTACGGGACCACGAGCGTCGGCGGGCTGGCCGACGTGCCGGTGGCCTCCGCGCTCGGCGACCAGCAGGCCGCGCTGTTCGGCCAGACCTGCTTCGGCAAGGGCGAGGCCAAGTCCACCTACGGCACCGGCACCTTCATGCTGATGAACACCGGCGGGACCCCGGTGAACTCCTACAACGGCCTGATCACCACGGTCGGCTACCGGATCGGCGAGGACGCGCCGGTCTACGCGCTGGAGGGCTCGATCGCGGTCACCGGCTCGCTGGTGCAGTGGATGCGCGACCAGATGGGCCTGATCAGCACCGCGGCCGAGATCGAGACGCTCGCCTCCTCGGTGGCGGACAACGGCGGCGCGTACTTCGTGCCCGCCTTCTCCGGTCTGTTCGCCCCCTACTGGCGGGACGACGCTCGCGGCGTGATCGCCGGGCTGACCCGCTACGTCACCAAGGCGCACATCGCGCGGGCGGTGCTGGAGGCCACCGCCTGGCAGACCCGCGAGATCGCCGACGCGATGACCAAGGACTCCGGCGTCGACCTCACCTCCCTCAAGGTCGACGGCGGCATGACCTCCAACAACCTGCTGATGCAGACGCTGGCCGACTTCCTCGACGCGCCCGTGGTGCGCCCGATGGTCGCCGAGACCACCTGCCTCGGCGCGGCCTACGCGGCCGGCCTCGCGGTCGGCTTCTGGCCGGACACCGACGCGCTGCGGGCGAACTGGAAGCGGGCGGCCGAGTGGACGCCGCGGATGGACGCGGACCAGCGCGACCGCGAGTACCGGAACTGGCTCAAGGCCGTCCAGGCGACCATGGGCTGGATCGAAGAGGAGCACTGA
- a CDS encoding MIP/aquaporin family protein has translation MSHGHIVVGELFGTAVLILLGGGVCAAVTLKKSKAKDAGWVAISFGWGLAVLAGAYIANGYSGGQLNPAVTLGVAIKSGEWGDVPFYLIGQFAGAIIGAFLVWVAYMGQFQAHLTDPEVVKGAEGDPAGPATDDPKLPGGPVLGVFSTGPEIRNPVQNLLTEIIGTAVLVLFILTQGMTKGLALNGLGILLTALLVVGIGLSLGGPTGYAINPARDLGPRIVHSLLPLPNKGGSDWGYAWIPVVGPLAGAAIAGGLYRLAFT, from the coding sequence GTGTCCCATGGCCATATCGTCGTAGGCGAGCTCTTCGGCACCGCCGTGCTGATCCTGCTGGGCGGCGGCGTCTGCGCGGCCGTCACCCTGAAGAAGTCCAAGGCCAAGGACGCCGGATGGGTGGCGATCTCCTTCGGCTGGGGCCTGGCCGTCCTCGCGGGCGCCTACATCGCCAACGGCTACTCGGGCGGCCAGCTCAACCCCGCGGTGACGCTCGGCGTCGCGATCAAGAGCGGCGAGTGGGGCGACGTGCCCTTCTATCTGATCGGCCAGTTCGCCGGCGCGATCATCGGCGCGTTCCTGGTGTGGGTGGCCTACATGGGCCAGTTCCAGGCGCACCTGACCGACCCCGAGGTGGTCAAGGGGGCGGAGGGCGACCCCGCCGGGCCGGCCACCGACGACCCGAAGCTGCCCGGCGGCCCGGTGCTCGGCGTGTTCTCCACCGGCCCGGAGATCCGCAACCCGGTGCAGAACCTGCTCACCGAGATCATCGGCACCGCCGTGCTGGTGCTGTTCATCCTCACCCAGGGCATGACCAAGGGCCTGGCCCTCAACGGCCTGGGCATCCTGCTGACCGCGCTGCTGGTGGTCGGCATCGGCCTGTCGCTCGGCGGCCCGACCGGCTACGCCATCAACCCGGCCCGCGACCTGGGCCCGCGTATCGTGCACAGCCTGCTGCCGCTGCCGAACAAGGGCGGCTCGGACTGGGGCTACGCGTGGATACCGGTGGTCGGCCCGCTGGCCGGCGCCGCGATCGCCGGCGGCCTGTACCGGCTGGCCTTCACGTAA
- the metH gene encoding methionine synthase, translating to MASPYPQSSASAASAAPAAGATAPPAATGNERAAALREALASRVVVADGAMGTMLQAQEPTLDDFRQLEGCNEILNLTRPDIVRSVHEAYFAVGVDCVETNTFGANHSAMGEYDIADQVYDLSVAGARIAREVADGFAADGRPRWVLGSMGPGTKLPTLGHTEYAVLREGYQANAAGLIEGGADALVVETTQDLLQTKAAVLGARRAMDEAGADLPLVVSVTVETTGTMLLGSEIGAALTALEPLGIDMIGLNCATGPEAYSEHLRYLARHARIPLSCMPNAGLPILARDGASYPLTPVQLADAQETFVREYGLSLVGGCCGTTPEHLRHLVERVRDLTPAERDPHPEPGAASLYQTVPFRQDTSYLAIGERTNANGSKKFREAMLEGRWEDCVELAREQIREGAHLLDLCVDYVGRDGVADMAEIAGRLATASTLPIVLDSTEVDVLRAGLEKLGGRAVLNSVNYEDGAGPDSRFARVTRLAVEHGAALVALTIDEEGQARTPEKKVEIAERLIADLTGNWGIRESDILVDCLTFTICTGQEESRKDGVATIEAIRELKRRHPDVQTTLGLSNISFGLNPAARVVLNSVFLDECVKAGLDSAIVHASKILPIARIPEEQREAALDLVYDRRREGYDPLQRLMELFEGVDTKSVKAGRAEELLALPLDERLQRRIVDGEKNGLTEDLDAALAERPALDIVNETLLAGMKTVGELFGSGQMQLPFVLQSAEVMKSAVAYLEPHMEKSDESGGKGTIVLATVRGDVHDIGKNLVDIILSNNGYNVVNLGIKQPVAAILDAAQEHRADVIGMSGLLVKSTVVMKENLEELNQRGLAADYPVILGGAALTRAYVEQDLHEVYAGEVRYARDAFEGLRLMDALIGIKRGVPGAALPELKARRVPRRPQHEPEPEDLGEVRSDVATDNPVPAPPFWGSRVVKGIQLADYASWLDEGALFKGQWGLKQSRASGPSYEELVESEGRPRLRGLLTRLQSENLLEAAVVYGYFPCVSKGDDLIVLHEDGTERTRFTFPRQRRGRRLCLADFFRPEESGETDVVGFQVVTVGGRVSEAAGELFAADAYRDYLELHGLSVQLAEALAEYWHARVRGELGFAGEDPGEMQDMFAVKYRGARFSLGYGACPDLEDRAKIADLLEPERIGVKLSEEFQLHPEQSTDAIVIHHPEATYFNAR from the coding sequence ATGGCCTCGCCGTACCCGCAGTCGTCCGCCTCCGCCGCCTCCGCCGCACCGGCCGCGGGCGCCACCGCCCCGCCGGCCGCGACCGGCAACGAACGGGCCGCGGCCCTCCGGGAGGCGCTCGCCTCCCGCGTGGTCGTCGCCGACGGCGCGATGGGCACCATGCTCCAGGCGCAGGAGCCGACCCTCGACGACTTCCGGCAGCTCGAAGGCTGCAACGAGATCCTCAACCTCACCCGCCCGGACATCGTCCGCTCGGTGCACGAGGCGTACTTCGCGGTCGGCGTGGACTGCGTGGAGACCAACACCTTCGGCGCCAACCACAGCGCGATGGGCGAGTATGACATCGCCGACCAAGTCTACGACCTGTCCGTGGCCGGCGCCCGCATCGCCCGCGAGGTCGCCGACGGCTTCGCCGCCGACGGCCGGCCGCGCTGGGTGCTCGGCTCGATGGGCCCGGGCACCAAGCTGCCCACCCTCGGCCACACCGAGTACGCGGTGCTGCGCGAGGGCTACCAGGCCAACGCCGCCGGGCTGATCGAGGGCGGCGCCGACGCCCTGGTCGTGGAGACCACCCAGGACCTGCTGCAGACCAAGGCCGCCGTGCTCGGCGCCCGCCGCGCCATGGACGAGGCAGGCGCCGACCTGCCGCTGGTGGTCTCGGTGACCGTGGAGACCACCGGCACCATGCTGCTCGGCTCGGAGATCGGCGCCGCGCTGACCGCCCTGGAGCCGCTCGGCATCGACATGATCGGCCTGAACTGCGCCACCGGCCCCGAGGCGTACAGCGAGCACCTGCGCTACCTGGCCCGGCACGCGCGCATCCCGCTGTCCTGCATGCCCAACGCCGGCCTGCCGATCCTCGCCCGCGACGGCGCCTCGTACCCGCTGACCCCGGTCCAGCTCGCTGACGCCCAGGAGACCTTCGTCCGCGAGTACGGCCTGTCGCTGGTCGGCGGCTGCTGCGGCACCACCCCCGAGCACCTGCGCCACCTGGTGGAGCGGGTACGGGACCTGACGCCGGCCGAGCGCGACCCGCACCCCGAGCCCGGCGCCGCCTCGCTCTACCAGACCGTGCCGTTCCGCCAGGACACCTCGTACCTGGCCATCGGCGAGCGCACCAACGCCAACGGCTCCAAGAAGTTCCGCGAGGCGATGCTGGAGGGCCGCTGGGAGGACTGCGTGGAGCTGGCCCGCGAGCAGATCCGCGAGGGCGCCCACCTGCTGGACCTGTGCGTGGACTACGTCGGCCGGGACGGCGTCGCCGACATGGCCGAGATCGCCGGCCGCCTGGCCACCGCCTCCACGCTGCCGATCGTGCTGGACTCCACCGAGGTCGACGTGCTGCGGGCCGGCCTGGAGAAGCTCGGCGGCCGGGCGGTGCTGAACTCGGTGAACTACGAGGACGGCGCGGGCCCGGACTCCCGCTTCGCGCGCGTCACCCGGCTCGCCGTCGAGCACGGCGCCGCCCTGGTCGCGCTCACCATCGACGAGGAGGGGCAGGCCCGCACCCCGGAGAAGAAGGTCGAGATCGCCGAGCGGCTGATCGCCGACCTCACCGGCAACTGGGGCATCCGCGAGTCCGACATCCTGGTGGACTGTCTGACCTTCACCATCTGCACCGGCCAGGAGGAGTCCCGCAAGGACGGCGTCGCCACCATCGAGGCGATCCGCGAGCTCAAGCGCCGGCACCCCGACGTGCAGACCACGCTGGGCCTGTCGAACATCTCCTTCGGCCTCAACCCCGCGGCCCGCGTGGTGCTCAACTCGGTGTTCCTGGACGAGTGCGTGAAGGCCGGCCTGGACTCCGCGATCGTGCACGCCTCCAAGATCCTGCCGATCGCCCGCATCCCCGAGGAGCAGCGCGAGGCCGCCCTGGACCTGGTGTACGACCGCCGGCGCGAGGGCTACGACCCGCTGCAGCGGCTGATGGAGCTGTTCGAGGGCGTCGACACCAAGTCGGTCAAGGCCGGCCGCGCCGAGGAGCTGCTGGCCCTGCCGCTGGACGAGCGGCTGCAGCGCCGGATCGTCGACGGCGAGAAGAACGGCCTGACCGAGGACCTGGACGCCGCGCTGGCCGAGCGCCCGGCGCTGGACATCGTCAACGAGACGCTGCTGGCCGGCATGAAGACCGTCGGCGAGCTGTTCGGCTCCGGCCAGATGCAGCTGCCGTTCGTGCTGCAGTCCGCCGAGGTGATGAAGTCCGCGGTGGCCTACCTGGAACCGCACATGGAGAAGTCCGACGAGAGCGGCGGCAAGGGCACCATCGTGCTGGCCACCGTCCGCGGCGACGTGCACGACATCGGCAAGAACCTGGTCGACATCATCTTGTCCAACAACGGCTACAACGTCGTCAACCTCGGCATCAAGCAGCCGGTCGCGGCCATCCTGGACGCCGCGCAGGAACACCGCGCCGACGTCATCGGGATGTCCGGCCTGCTGGTGAAGTCCACCGTGGTGATGAAGGAGAACCTGGAGGAGCTGAACCAGCGAGGCCTCGCCGCCGACTACCCGGTGATCCTCGGCGGCGCCGCCCTCACCCGCGCCTACGTCGAGCAGGACCTGCACGAGGTCTACGCCGGCGAGGTCCGCTACGCCCGCGACGCCTTCGAGGGGCTGCGGCTGATGGACGCGCTGATCGGCATCAAGCGCGGCGTGCCCGGCGCGGCGCTGCCCGAGCTGAAAGCCCGCCGGGTGCCGCGGCGACCGCAGCACGAGCCGGAGCCGGAGGACCTCGGCGAGGTCCGCTCCGACGTGGCCACCGACAATCCGGTGCCCGCCCCGCCGTTCTGGGGCAGCCGGGTGGTCAAGGGCATCCAGCTGGCCGACTACGCCTCCTGGCTGGACGAGGGCGCGCTGTTCAAGGGCCAGTGGGGCCTGAAGCAGTCCCGCGCGAGCGGGCCGTCCTACGAGGAGCTGGTGGAGTCCGAGGGACGCCCCCGGCTGCGCGGCCTGCTGACCCGGCTGCAGTCGGAGAACCTGCTGGAGGCCGCGGTGGTCTACGGCTACTTCCCGTGCGTGTCCAAGGGCGACGACCTGATCGTGCTGCACGAGGACGGCACCGAGCGGACCCGCTTCACCTTCCCCCGGCAGCGCCGCGGCCGGCGGCTGTGCCTGGCGGACTTCTTCCGGCCCGAGGAGTCCGGGGAGACCGACGTGGTGGGCTTCCAGGTGGTCACCGTGGGCGGCAGGGTCTCCGAGGCGGCCGGCGAGCTGTTCGCCGCCGACGCCTACCGCGACTACCTGGAGCTGCACGGCCTGTCCGTGCAGCTGGCCGAGGCGCTGGCCGAGTACTGGCACGCCCGGGTCCGCGGCGAGCTGGGCTTCGCCGGCGAGGACCCGGGGGAGATGCAGGACATGTTCGCGGTGAAGTACCGCGGCGCCCGCTTCTCGCTCGGCTACGGCGCCTGCCCGGACCTGGAGGACCGGGCCAAGATCGCCGACCTGCTGGAGCCCGAGCGGATCGGCGTGAAGCTGTCCGAGGAGTTCCAGCTGCACCCCGAACAGTCCACCGACGCGATCGTCATCCACCACCCGGAGGCCACGTACTTCAACGCCCGTTGA
- a CDS encoding IclR family transcriptional regulator codes for MPGPIQSLERAAAILRLLAGGERRLGLSDVASSLGLAKGTAHGILRTLQQEGFVEQDPVSGKYQLGAELLRLGNSYLDVHELRARALVWTDDLARSSGEAAYLGVLHQQGVLIVHHVFRPDDSRQVLEVGAMQPLHSTALGKVLAAFDPVAHSEAAEGERAALTARTVTAAADFEAVLDLARARGWAADLEETWDGVASVAAPVYDRRRMPVGAVGITGAVERVCDADGIRSRLVAAVRDCARAVSRDLGAGRF; via the coding sequence ATGCCCGGTCCCATCCAGTCGCTCGAACGCGCCGCGGCAATCCTGCGCCTGCTGGCGGGCGGTGAGCGCCGGCTGGGCCTGTCCGACGTGGCCTCCTCGCTGGGCCTGGCCAAGGGCACCGCGCACGGCATCCTGCGCACCCTGCAGCAGGAGGGCTTCGTCGAGCAGGACCCGGTCTCGGGCAAGTACCAGCTGGGCGCCGAGCTGCTGCGGCTGGGCAACAGCTACCTGGACGTGCACGAACTGCGGGCCCGCGCCCTGGTGTGGACCGACGACCTGGCCAGGTCCAGCGGCGAGGCGGCGTACCTGGGCGTGCTGCACCAGCAGGGCGTGCTGATCGTGCACCACGTCTTCCGGCCGGACGACAGCCGGCAGGTGCTGGAGGTGGGGGCGATGCAGCCGCTGCACAGCACCGCGCTGGGCAAGGTGCTCGCGGCGTTCGACCCGGTGGCGCACAGCGAGGCGGCCGAGGGCGAGCGGGCGGCGCTGACCGCGCGCACGGTCACCGCCGCCGCCGACTTCGAGGCGGTGCTGGACCTGGCCAGGGCGCGCGGCTGGGCGGCGGACCTGGAGGAGACCTGGGACGGCGTCGCCTCGGTCGCCGCGCCGGTCTACGACCGCCGCAGGATGCCGGTGGGCGCGGTGGGCATCACCGGCGCGGTGGAGCGGGTGTGCGACGCGGACGGCATCAGGTCCCGGCTGGTGGCGGCGGTGCGGGACTGCGCGCGGGCGGTCTCCCGCGACCTGGGCGCCGGGCGCTTCTGA
- a CDS encoding glycerol-3-phosphate dehydrogenase/oxidase, with protein MTTLHAVPALGTHPTSGANPGRAQTRDLLGRATFDLLVIGGGILGITTAWHAAQSGLRVAMVDAGDFAGATSSASSKLLHGGLRYLQTGAVRLVAENHVERRAVSRDVAPHLAKPLTFYLPVYKGGPHGAAKLGAGVFAYSALSAFRDGVGHVITPARAARDVPELRTENLRAVAVYEDGQMNDARMALMTVRAAVDAGAVVLNHAEVTGLRFTSGRVTGAELRDRLDGAEFGVDARLVLNATGPWVDHLRRMEDPAAAPSIRLSKGAHLVLRRTAPWQAALATPIDKYRITFALPWEDMLLLGTTDEAYEGDPADVRVTDADIAQILDEASLSVRDRQLSRDLITYSFAGLRVLPGGPGDTAKAKRETVVTEGRGGMLSVAGGKWTTFRHIGRTVMDKLAALPGHPLSEDMEPMDRLPRHAPLPGFASPGAVAHRLLVDGAAPGPRMAADTARHLAGHYGSLAFDIARLANEDPRLAERVHPDAPEIWAQVVYARDHEWAEQVDDVLRRRTTLTVRGLDTPEVRAETARLLAERARD; from the coding sequence ATGACCACCCTGCACGCCGTCCCGGCCCTCGGGACGCATCCGACCTCCGGCGCCAACCCCGGCCGGGCGCAGACCCGTGACCTGCTCGGCCGCGCCACGTTCGACCTGCTGGTGATCGGCGGCGGCATCCTCGGCATCACCACCGCCTGGCATGCCGCGCAGTCGGGGCTGCGGGTGGCCATGGTGGACGCGGGCGACTTCGCCGGCGCGACCTCCTCGGCGTCGTCCAAGCTGCTGCACGGCGGCCTGCGCTACCTGCAGACCGGCGCGGTGCGGCTGGTCGCCGAGAACCACGTCGAGCGGCGCGCCGTCTCTCGGGACGTCGCGCCGCACCTGGCGAAGCCGCTCACCTTCTACCTGCCGGTGTACAAGGGCGGCCCGCACGGAGCGGCCAAGCTCGGCGCGGGCGTCTTCGCGTACTCCGCGCTGTCGGCGTTCCGCGACGGCGTCGGCCACGTCATCACCCCGGCCCGCGCGGCGCGGGACGTGCCGGAGCTGCGCACCGAGAACCTGCGCGCGGTGGCCGTCTACGAGGACGGCCAGATGAACGACGCGCGGATGGCGCTGATGACGGTGCGGGCCGCGGTGGACGCCGGGGCGGTGGTGCTCAACCACGCCGAGGTCACCGGGCTGCGCTTCACCTCCGGCCGGGTGACCGGCGCGGAGCTGCGGGACCGGCTGGACGGCGCCGAGTTCGGCGTGGACGCCCGGCTGGTGCTCAACGCGACCGGGCCGTGGGTGGACCACCTGCGGCGGATGGAGGACCCGGCCGCCGCGCCGTCGATCCGGCTGTCCAAGGGCGCCCACCTGGTGCTGCGCCGCACCGCGCCGTGGCAGGCGGCGCTGGCCACGCCGATCGACAAGTACCGCATCACCTTCGCGCTGCCGTGGGAGGACATGCTGCTGCTCGGCACCACGGACGAGGCGTACGAGGGCGACCCGGCCGATGTGCGGGTCACCGACGCGGACATCGCGCAGATCCTCGACGAGGCGTCGCTGTCGGTGCGCGACCGGCAGCTGTCCCGCGACCTGATCACGTACTCCTTCGCCGGGCTGCGGGTGCTGCCCGGCGGGCCGGGCGACACCGCGAAGGCCAAGCGCGAGACGGTGGTGACCGAGGGCCGCGGCGGCATGCTGTCGGTGGCCGGCGGCAAGTGGACCACCTTCCGGCACATCGGCCGCACGGTGATGGACAAGCTGGCCGCGCTGCCCGGACACCCGCTGTCCGAGGACATGGAGCCGATGGACCGGCTGCCGCGGCACGCGCCGCTGCCCGGCTTCGCCAGCCCCGGCGCGGTCGCCCACCGGCTGCTGGTCGACGGCGCCGCGCCGGGCCCGCGGATGGCCGCGGACACCGCGCGCCACCTGGCCGGGCACTACGGCTCGCTGGCCTTCGACATCGCCCGGCTGGCCAACGAGGACCCGCGACTGGCCGAACGCGTCCACCCGGACGCCCCGGAGATCTGGGCGCAGGTCGTCTACGCCCGCGACCACGAGTGGGCCGAACAGGTCGACGACGTGCTGCGCCGCCGCACGACGCTGACCGTGCGCGGCCTGGACACGCCCGAGGTGCGGGCGGAGACGGCCCGGCTGCTGGCCGAGCGCGCCCGGGACTGA